The genomic segment ACCGACCCCATTCGAGATAGAGGCAGTGGTATATGTGGGGTACTTGGCTGTGGATTGTGTCACATTGGAGGGTCGACTCAGACCATCCATGACCGAAATTGTAAGTAGCTTAGAAAGAGCCTTAGCTGCGTGTTTGGCGCGGCCTCAGCTCTCTCGGTCTTCAACCGAGTCTTCGACGTAGATATTACATCACCACACTCTGACTTGGTCAATATTGTAAAGCAAAACTGATTCCTTTTTTTTAATCATTATATTTTTACACgtaaaaaattcaaaaaagaaAATTGGTCTTATATGCTCACTAAGGTTGTGGGCCTTAGGCAAAAAAGTGTGATAATTACCTACCCCAGAAAAATGATGCCAAGTGTGTTTCTCGGGTCCATATAATTTTATTGTCCAATTTTTCCTCTCTTTTTGTTTTGGTCGTCGTTTGATTCAAATCCAGCTCCGGGTTGAAAATAATATTCAATGACAATGTCAAATTGATGGAAATATGAGAACTGGGCGAATTAATAAGTCTTTTGGCATGTTGGGACGACCTCTTCTTGACATTAACTCTCAATCATTAGAACGAAGGTTCTTAATTTAATGTGAGAGTGAGACATGCTTGTTTAAATAAGGGTTTAGTTTGACGGAAATGGAAGGGGTAAGACTATTTTacttgtatttaaaaaaaaaaaacttgttgaCAAAAGAAATTCAAACTCAATTTATACAACCAAACCGAACCTACTCATaatgtattaataataataataataataataaaaaagaagcCCCCACTCACCTGCTATCCAATTAATTTGTTACGTAAATGGAAATACTCGACTGGATATGTGTAGCAGTTTTCGAATGTTGTTCACACTATAAATGCAAGTCCCTGTTCACACACATTTATTTATATACGTACGCGTGTGTGTGAGTGCAATAACCAAATAGGGGGTTAGTAATGGGGCCGCATTAAATGCATGGTTTTCAccataaaaaaaaatggaataaagcAATCACAAAAAACACACATTGCACAAATGATACTAGTGTGCTTACATTATTCTTTTTTTCTCCTTACAATAAATGTTTTACACTACATGAGGTgaaataatatcaccactcaaaTTTGAATGCAACCAAAGaggttaaaaaaaatcaattgttTTATTGTCATTCCAATCTAATTTATGTACAAGCACGTTGCCAGTATACTCGGCATGGAACCAGCACCAACGAAAAATATTAAGCAAACCCGGTATGTCTTCCATAGTCACTCAACTATTTTGAAGACTTGGCTTGCAGGGTTCACAACTTTAAATCTTCTATGCTGCAAGGGATCCTGAAGTTTCTTTCCTCTGCTGAAGAAGATTCTCCAGGGTGGCATCAATTTGTGCAAACACACTCTCCTTCGAATCACCGCCATCGATCTGCAGCAAAAACAAATTAACCACCAAGCTGGATATCAGATTTATAAAATTGTCTATTCTGGAATCTTTCTAACTACGCTTAACTATAAATAGTCATTTAATTCCTAACACAAAAATTCCCCTAATGCTAATTAAGTATCCATCTGAGTTACAGCTCCTTCCTCTAGTTCTTATCTCATCATAGCCAATTTCTGCTTAGAGTTCATGAAAAACCTCATATCCTGGAAAATTttcttaatttaatatttttctaCGTAGGCACATTCTAGGAAGCATCGTTCTAAGCAGCCATAAGACATTGTAGATTACTGAGGAATAGAATCCAGATTGCTAATTTACTTGTTTAATATCGATAATGGACTGGAATTTTGGAAATATGCTCTTTAATCTTTGTCCTAGCATTCTCTAATGTTCTGTGCATTCTGACCCTATGATTTAGTTAAAGTTTGGTGCCTGCCCAACTTTGGCGTTTTGTCTCCTAAAAGAGGTAACAGGTTGTCCCTTCCATTTACCCCCTTATCAGGATGCTTCTCCTGTTTCTTGGGTAAATGGTTCCCACAGCATATACTTTTGTGGTTCGCATCTTTGGTGAGTCTTcatgatttttattaattatttttattttaatgcaatAAGTCTTTTACAATTTGAAGTAAAATTTGGAATGTCGTTACTAGTGATACCAAAATCAAAATTGCTTTGGGAGATTTAATACGATCACTGGTAACCATTAGAAATTGAGAGCTAGCCTTTACAATTCTAATTGTTGGGAGTTTCTTCTCTTCTGCTATTAATACTTGTAATTTGATGTTCCTTGCAGCTAAAAGATTGTTTagtttttgtttatttgtttgaTGTTATTGTTGAGACAAATTGTAGAGGTGATAACACAAACAAAAAGATGAAGTTGCAAGTTGGACATAACTGAATGTACTAAACTGGGAGTCAGGTTTCCTGTTCTGCTCTCAGCAAAAATTGTTTCAACCAAATCCCATTAAATTCCAAATGAATTCTCTGGCCCCCATCTATTTTATTTTCAGCATACGATATTCAATCACAATATGCAGAGTTCGGTTTTAACACATGGCCCTTGAGATAAAACTCGAAATCCTATTGTTGTTTTATTACTTAAAGTTTAGACTCAAGAAGCTTGCTCTTGCAAATAATAACTAGATTTGTCTCTAGAGATGTCAATGAGACATTAAGTAGACTTCTAAGGCGCTACGAAAATTCAGCTACAAAGTTCCAGTCATGATTTCTTGACTGAAATTTATCAGCTGGAAGTTCCAGCTCATTGTAGGCTCTTGAAGGTCAGCATCCTATTGGATTACAAAAATCAGTGTTGCTTCCTACCACAACAAATATTGCATGAATCCAAGAATTCTCTTACAGCTATGAGAAATTATGATACAGTGACTTCACACATGAATACTATCTAGTCACACTTGATTTTTCACAAAAGCCTCTAAATTTGGATCATAATTAAGATGATATTAAAAGACTATTTTTAaatgggtttatacttttttggactctgtgttttgtctcattacctgtttggaccttgtgttttgacaaattactttttggaccctatattttgtaaaatggttaaaataaaaccctaaacccgattttagtcaatgttttctcaactaaaatcacaaataatttactaaactaacaattcaaaacaaaaataaaattattatgcttaaaaattgtgttgttatattcaattttttcttcatcaaaattgagtttagggttctattttaactattttacaaaacatagggtccaaaaaataatttctcaaaatacagggtccaaaatggtaatgggacaaaacacaaggtccaaaaatgtACAAACCCTTTTTAAATTCCTGCTCATGATGGACATGACTGCCTTTTATAAATTCCTAACTTCAAGGGGTCTTCCTCATTATTTTTCCTAATTCAAAGGTGGCCAAactcatgtttattaaatatattatttcatttttcttattgtttttcttttcaaGATTATCCCTCAGATCTTAGCCAGTAAAATAGAAAGATTCAACATTTTCGCTACAATTTTGTTAACTCCAGGACCTAGTTACCCTTAACAAATGAATGTTTGCTGCTATAACTCGATTACAGATAACCTTCAACAGGAATTTTGACACACACTCCGTTGGAATGTTTTGCCTGCTGCTTTCCTTCTGATAAGAGATTAAAGATGAATTCAGGTTATTCTAGTTCAGCTAAGCTTTCTATTCTTTTCTTATGGGGGTTACCTAGTAGTCCTGTAGCAATGACAGGGTGACCTGCCATTCTATTTTGCATTGCTAATTGAGCCTTCCTTGGCTATATTGGTAGAAAATGAAAAGAACTTCACAACTCTTCTGCTAAAGGCATGACAActccttcacctgtttcttgtgCAGATGAGAAATGATCTTATAATTTTCTCATAAAACTTAAAAGCACTAAACTAAGCACATGATAAGTTGTCAGTCTGCtgtgatttttttataaaaactatTCTCTGAAGAAAATAAATCTTTTCTGGTACCGGAAAGACTAATGAAAGAAGAGAGGGGGGCTTGGTGTTCCTATGAGCCTCTAGATAGATTTTACAGCCTTGAGCTGGCAATATAGGTTTGCTTTGAAGAGGCCCCTCCCCCACTCTCTAAGATATGGTTTGCAATGATTCAATAACAAGGTCAGTAGGTTTAAGCGTCACTAGTTTGTCTATTCTCTAAATGCAGCTTTTCTTAAACTCTAGCTTCAGTCAATCTGTGAGATAAGAGCTTGTTAGCTGTTGTAACTCTTACTCAAAGAAAAGCAGATGGTTAAAGTGAACTTTTAGGCAGATAATTGACTGCATATCCTCTTTTGAGGAAATGTTAATCCCCATGTTGGCAACAAAATCAACATGTGTCTATGCACATTTGTTCATAATATGAAAGCCCATTATATCTACATCAGTAAgtatgtatgtgtatatatatatatatatatatatatatatatatatattggttatCAAATAGAAAAATGAAAAGAGCCAGATTTATATTACTTGCCTTAATTGTTATGTCTTCGTACAAGGAGAGTACTGCCTCTACATTTTGATTATGTGTGAGCAATCGCAACTTCACCTAAAATTCATTGGagtagaaaaaaaaattcagtaAAATAAAAAACATGCTTACTTCATTtgatttctggaaacacttcAGCCACAACTTGTAGACAATAAAGAACCACCAGAAAAGATGTCTTAAATCAAGGTATTACACTAGGCCAAAATTACATATCTTACCTTCTCTTCTGTATCGTCAAAGCGTTGAGTGAGCCTTGATGCAATTTCTTCAGTCTCTGGAGGAGAATACTTCAAGTGGTAGATCTTGCCTGTGACAGGGTCCAACCTCCGTCCAACAACTCTCTCAACCAGAATCTCTTCAGGAACCTGAAACCAGAACTCAGCATAATTTGTTAGTCAAAGTAAAAATGAATACTCGTCTTTAATGTGCATTGCCCATAAGCCAATTatcaataagaaaaaaaaaaggggtaACAATTCTCATGTACAGAAACgatcaccaaaatctcaaactcATTATAAAATATGAACATCCATATCCAATGAGTCTAAATGAAGAAGACACATCAGCTGTTGAAGAAAGCTGAGACCCATCTTCTAGTTCAACTTTGTTTCCATTGgacctaaataaaaaaaatataacacattGGAGGgggaaaaaattacaaaagaGAAGAAAACGAACCCTTACTTCTAACAGAATGAAGATATCAGGTTCAATCCCAAATTCCTTGAGAGCAAGTGCTTGTGATGAGCTCCTAGGATATCCATCTAAAAGCCAACCTTTTTCTTGAGAATCTGGCTGCAACAATCGCTCCTTCACCATCTACAGGATTCAAAGAAGGAAGTCACCAACAGCATGAATATATGTCAAATGAACATGTTGTCCTACCATGACAACTATCTCATCGGAGACCAATTGCCCTTTCTCCATGCATTCCCTTGCCCGCCTCCCATTTTCACTCCCAGCTGCAACTTCGGCCCTTAGTAGATCTCCAGCAGCAATATGCACCAAATTATACTGCAAGCAAGAGGAAAAGTCGAATCAATCTGCTTTTCTCTTGCAAAAcaatttgttaaatttatgatataaATCAGTACATTTACATTGAAAATaacattaaaaatcaataataatcaCATTGTTGAAGAATACAAAATCAACTGAAACCTAATTCATCAAGGTAACGAGGAAACAAAAAATGCAACACAAATATGTTCATAATCACTTTCACAATGACGCATTTGCTTATATGTTTAAAACCTTCGTAAATTTTTATATCCTTCCATCATATAAATATAATCATTATAAAAGTTAAACTTATCATCACCATTTTCGTACAAATTTAACCTAAATTAACATCAACAAATTTAAACTGAACaattgaaaagaaaaattattttaacAATGTTAACATACACTGATTTATTCGTGTTATATGTATGCTTATGcactaaaatataattaaaacactataaattatatattatggTTGGATGATTGATTTTCAACCCTCCAAATATTGCCATCTTTAAATAAAAAAgctgaccaaaaaaaaaaatctgcctGGCTTGGTCTGCTACGATCGGATTTActcgatttttttttattttttattatcagTTATTTCAAATATTCCCAAGTCAAACCGCACTAGaaagtaaaaaccatgagttatCATTTCTTACCAGTTACCACACCAACGATCAACACATCAGGTTACTTATTAATAACGTGTGACCATCTAAAACACAGTCAATTCAAACTCAGCCTTTTGTTATGTTTTTCGGGCAATCACAGTTTATTAATCCCCAAATATGCAAtagtaaaactaaaaaatatagcTGAAAAAAAGGAAGCAAAAACTGGTCATAAAACATGAAAATCTTCCTAACCACTTTCCACATATTAAGTCatcaaagaaaattattttcaaaCAGACTATacacaattaatttttttatttttagaaaaagaaTATAGTTGAGTTTAATTTTCTTATAACCAAACAAGAAAATAGGAATAtagatttatatttatatttatacacATACATACTTTCTGCGTGATGAGATGACATTGTGTTCCCTTGCCAGAAGCAGGAGCTCCAGATATCATTACTCTCAGCGGCTCCGGCTTAGCACTCCTTACGACCTTATCCGTCAACAACagattgagaaaataattaataaaaataaaataaaaaaaatccctgTCCCTCTCACGACACCGCCATTATTGAATTTGAGAGAATTAGAGAAAAAGATTACCAGAAAATTGGGAGCTCTCGGGACCGGTGCAACGGCGGATCGACGAGGAGTTAGGTTAGCACGGTGGCAACGGGAGAAGCTGGAAATGAAGGAAGATTGCGATTGAGAAGAGACAAGACTAGGGCATTTTGTGTGGGAATTGGGATTGGATTGGGAAAGAGACGAGTGAGAGTAAACCTTTGGGCCAGTAATGGCGCCCAGTGGAGAGCAAACTGAGCTGACATTGCAAGCCATTTTCGCAGCCAAGCAAAGGAAAGCgaggagaagagaaaagagaagcgAAGTGTTGAGTGTTACAAATACAACTTGGTTGGGATATTCATAATCATTTCTTCCACCAATATTCGCCTCAATCATATACGTTGCCATTAttcgttttatttatttttttccttttcacTTTGGATTAATCATCTATTTGCTTATTTGTCCCTAGGTAATATTTACAAATAAGTCAATTTTGTCCCCCGCCTGTAACTTTTCTAATCTAATATTAGCTTacttatatttaaatttaataattattatgaaATATCACTAACTAATTATGTCATCTCACGTAATGTTAGTGTTAGACGTCTTAAAGTACCAAATAAGAACACTATAAATTTTAACCCAAGAAAGTTGAGTGTTTTACCTTCCCTATATTTTGTTTTGGATTAATCACCTAACCTACTAGTGATGCCTAATTTTATTGCAAAAAGTCTCCTCCTACTTATTTGTTATAAACTTTTCGTTTTGTTCCTTAGGTTGTTTAAATTATTTCATATTAGTCATTGAACCTTTTTACAATTAGTCAATTTATATTTTCAATGTTTTTCCCCCCAATTTTGACATTATCTTCAAATACCCCTAAATGATCAAATTAGTTTACTTTTACCCCTAACTAGTTCTTTTAATATGAATTTACTTAAAAAAATTGATCAATTATCAATTATTACCCAAATTGATAAAATTGTTTCATTTTTGCCTTTAAATTTGACTTctcttattaatttaattttttagattttatttaaatattaagatCATTTATTTTTTCACTTCATGCTATTAGAAAAATATATAGAATTAGTTAAGTAAATATCTATTAACTTATGTTACGATATATAACTAAGTAAAATGTATTCAAAACATAAAAcacattaaattaattataattttattagccataaatgtaaataatttgtcttagaaaattaaatcaataaataaccaaataaatcatataaaaaatttataaattcaCTCTTTTTTTTTCAGTTCTTATTTTTATATGTTATTTACTCATAATTAATGTATACAttttgttgacgcgattttttgccaacagtagattaagaaatctaattaGAAAGATTTAGTGCTCttttataaaccgtaatgaacaaCTTCTTACACACACAAATTTATGTGGTTCAGTTGTTAtctttccctgtccattatccctgatatttatagtggaatttcctggataggtttgggtaaccgtgtgcataaatatggtaagcaATTAATCAAAAtgattcccatttacatagggatacgattggCTATGGAAATTACTCATGTTATCTCGgacaataaatgtgcaatacaacctgggcattaatgagagtataaagagcctccaagtcttctaggatccttcactgtgcatcATGACCATATTTCCACGAGTTGAACATCTTCATCAAGCCGGTGATCAAAGAGAATTCGAGCCTCAGTTCAGATTAAGTTCAGAGTACCCTAAAGGCGATCTGGACATtatatgtctcgaactggatCATTGTCCTGTGAGGCGGTCTGAAAATTATCTATCTGTCGTACTGTCGAGTCCTAACTCGAGCTGTTCatatcatcattagctagatgttctactcgccTGCTTTTTCCACGTCCTCATTTGTCGACTATACCTCTAGTTGAGTGGTTGAATACATACTAATTTGTAGGGTACAAcacatttattttgaaaaaaaatatatattataacaaactcacatttaattttattaataaataaataaattaaaaccataacaaaactatataagtaatttttttagttttttctgaATCaatattttcacttttttttaCTTGTATCTAATAGATACACTaataacaatataaaaaaatatatatttcttaaactttttctaaatatttaatcaataaatcaacTTCTATAAATAATAGGTAAagatgaatatttttttttgttttaatttacatAATAATTGAATAACAAAATTAATTCTATggtcaaatttataataaaaataaaattttaggataaaactaaaatatttttatcatctATATGATATTTGGTTTTAGACAAAAAGTTTGGgaataaatttatattaagaaAATTAGTTGGGGGTAAAAGAAGACTAATTTTTCCATTTAGGGAATATTTAAAGACAATATCAAAAGTGGAGGAGCAAAAACATACTACTGACAAATTTGAGGGGACAAATTGACTAATTGTTCTAATGCTAATCTTTCCTTAAATTAAGGTTTCTGTTTGTCCTTCAaatacataattttaaaaaaaaaaataacacttCAGAATatacacatttaaaaaaaataatttatattaatatataaaaaatattatttaattttttttttattaatatatattttttgatgaatataaaaataatttataagtaatagataaaaaaaaataaaaacaacaaaagCAGACTATTTTAACTCATCTTCTTGATAGTTTAAGTAATAAGTCCCAAACCATTGGGACTATTTTGGTGATTGAACAAAATTGTCCAGCCTCTCCCAAATAAGGGACTAGACTAAATATAGTTCAATTCCATTCTCATGTACTCACCAAACTGGCCTAAGGTGAAGAAAATAACAAgacaaaaagtaaaaaaaaaaaaagtgatgtgAAAGATGGTAATGAACAAAAATTATAAGAAATTaactaattaagagaaaataataaactttCATATTCATAATAagtaaagagaaaataatgagataaaatatcATGAGAGAACATGAGTGGTCAGAAAAACTTGCTAGACTATTAGGCTTTGTTCGTACTTTGTATTTTAGTAAAGAAAATTTTTATGAGGGAAAATAGTAgagaaaaaatggagaaaaatattttttacaaattcgataagagatttttttttaatatttttttgtagatatttataattgttgtaaattttaaaaaaaaatatactatatttaagttttaatttttctaGAAAAAGAATTGTTAGTTTATTGATTCAATCCAAACATgagaaaattaaatattttagattTCAATTTTTTCCTTCTAAGACCTTAAAGTAAAattacaaatgaaaaaaaaatgaattgaaagagttgatattttaaaagtatatatTTGTGGAGAAACTCAATAAAGTTTATCATTTGTTACACTACTCatgttcttttttatttatttgacaGTAATACTAGCTAATTTTACTAAATACTTTGATTGTAAGTCTCTCACCATTATCTTCTAACTATAAGTTGTCATAATATTACTGTGAAAATTCCTAAAGTTTAAAAATTTACCATATGTTATGCTTAATCcctatttgttttctttttgcgATGATAGCaccatattattaaaataatgtgATTGTAACTTTTTCcctaaactctgaaatttatttttaaaatagaaaaaaaaaatttgacaaatttaaatttaattttttttaatatattgtattttaattatatgaaatgtttTTATTCCACATCTTCCACATTGAAAGTGAAAATTTAATCtaaatgttaaataaaaaattaaaatataaattgtgAATGTGTGAGAAAATAAAAACtctaatttatttttggtattataTTCTTGATTGAAATTTAAGTTAATAGTTTAATTTGAAATTTGAGTTTTCAAATGTAT from the Humulus lupulus chromosome X, drHumLupu1.1, whole genome shotgun sequence genome contains:
- the LOC133805269 gene encoding adenylate kinase, chloroplastic isoform X2, translated to MACNVSSVCSPLGAITGPKVYSHSSLSQSNPNSHTKCPSLVSSQSQSSFISSFSRCHRANLTPRRSAVAPVPRAPNFLVVRSAKPEPLRVMISGAPASGKGTQCHLITQKYNLVHIAAGDLLRAEVAAGSENGRRARECMEKGQLVSDEIVVMMVKERLLQPDSQEKGWLLDGYPRSSSQALALKEFGIEPDIFILLEVPEEILVERVVGRRLDPVTGKIYHLKYSPPETEEIASRLTQRFDDTEEKVKLRLLTHNQNVEAVLSLYEDITIKIDGGDSKESVFAQIDATLENLLQQRKETSGSLAA
- the LOC133805269 gene encoding adenylate kinase, chloroplastic isoform X1, with product MACNVSSVCSPLGAITGPKVYSHSSLSQSNPNSHTKCPSLVSSQSQSSFISSFSRCHRANLTPRRSAVAPVPRAPNFLVVRSAKPEPLRVMISGAPASGKGTQCHLITQKYNLVHIAAGDLLRAEVAAGSENGRRARECMEKGQLVSDEIVVMMVKERLLQPDSQEKGWLLDGYPRSSSQALALKEFGIEPDIFILLEVRVPEEILVERVVGRRLDPVTGKIYHLKYSPPETEEIASRLTQRFDDTEEKVKLRLLTHNQNVEAVLSLYEDITIKIDGGDSKESVFAQIDATLENLLQQRKETSGSLAA